In the Mauremys mutica isolate MM-2020 ecotype Southern chromosome 13, ASM2049712v1, whole genome shotgun sequence genome, one interval contains:
- the LOC123348321 gene encoding olfactory receptor 11A1-like, producing the protein MENPERGNQMVLTQFILAGFGNLPELQTLLVLLFLIIYIATLAGNVLIFVLVVADQHLRTPMYFFLGNLSCLEICYSSTILPKVLAGLLTGDNTISYNGCLTQFYFFGSLMVTECLLLSVMSYDRYLAICNPLHYAAHMSGRACLQLAGGSWLGGFLGNSITTLLISQLTFCGPNGIDHFFCDFIPLVKLSCNDPHLMETLAFILTFLFSLVPFLLILMSYICIITTILRIPSTTGRQKAFSTCSSHLIVVNIYYGTLLVVYMFPTTDILSDFKKVLSVIYTVLTPLVNPLIYSLRNKVVQEALKKACRKFMSGPC; encoded by the coding sequence ATGGAGAACCCAGAACGGGGGAATCAAATGGTTCTCACACAATTCATCCTGGCaggatttgggaatctccctgagCTACAGACTCTTCTCGTCCTGCTGTTTCTCATCATCTACATCGCGACCTTGGCTGGGAATGTCCTAATCTTTGtgctagttgtggctgatcagcaccttcgcacgcccatgtacttcttcctggggaacttgtcctgcttggagatcTGCTACTCCTCCACCATCCTACCCAAGGTGCTGGCtggtctcctgactggggacaacACCATTTCATACAATGGGTGTCTCACACAATTTTATTTCTTTGGTTCTCTGATGGTTACAGAATGCCTTCTCCTGTCggtgatgtcttatgatcggtatttagcgatatgcAATCCGCTGCACTATGCAGCCCATATGAGTGGCAGGGCCTGCCTCCAGCTTGCAGGTGGCTCTTGGCTAGGTGGCTTCCTAGGTAACAGCATAACAACATTGTTGATATCACAGTTAACATTCTGTGGCCCCAATGGTATTGACCATTTTTTTTGTGATTTCATCCCCCTTGTAAAGCTTTCCTGCAATGACCCTCACCTGATGGAAACGTTGGCTTTCATACtcaccttccttttctctcttgTCCCGTTCCTGCTTATCTTGATGTCCTACATCTGCATCAtcaccaccatcctgagaatcccatCCACCACTGGGAGACAAAAggcattttccacctgctcctcccacctcattgtggtgaACATTTATTATGGAACTCTGCTGGTTGTCTACATGTTCCCAACCACCGACATCCTAAGTGACTTCAAGAAAGTTCTGTCTGTTATCTACACAGTCCTCACTCCCCTGGTCAATcctctcatctacagcctgagaaacaaagtgGTCCAGGAGGCCCTGAAGAAAGCTTGCAGGAAATTCATGTCTGGGCCATGCTAA